Genomic DNA from Haloarcula marina:
ATCGAGTACCCCGGCGTCGAGACGGTCCAGATAATCTTCAACATGTTCCGGCAGCGACCCGCCGAACTGTTCTTCGAGGAGGCGGCACGCCGCGACGTGGGCGTCATCGTCCGGGTGCCGCTCGCCTCGGGTTTGTTGACCGGCAAACTCTCGCGGGACACTGAGTTCCCCGAGAACGACCACCGGAACTTCAACATCGAGGGCGAGGCGTTCGACCGCGGGGAGACGTTCGCTGGCCTCCCCGTCGAGAACGGCTTCGACGCCGTCGACGAACTCCGAGAGCAGGTCCCCGAGCGGATGACGATGGCCCAGATGGCCCTGCGCTGGATTCTCGACCACGACGCGGTGTCGACGGTCATCCCCGGGTCGACGACGCCCGACCACATCGAGGCCAACGCGGCAACGAGCGAGATGGCCCCGCTCTCACACCAGACGCACGGCGCGGTGCGCGACATCTACGAGGAGTACCTCTTCGACGCGGTCCACCACCGCTGGTAGCGAACCTGTCGGTTTTAGCACTATAAAATCGCGCGTTTTCACGGTCTGTATTTCGCAAGCATACTCGCCAGTGACATGAGTTGATACGCCCGCAGTACCGTGACTTATGTATGGATTCTTACTGTATGTGGCGAAGTATATCTAAGAAATCGTATAGTATGGGTCGCCAGTCTTATCAGAACTACTGAACGTGTCTGACGGTCAGTCGAGGGCGGGACTCTCACCGCGCCAGCGGAGGCCCCGCTGTCGATAGCCGTCGAACTCGCCGCGGTCGATTTCGGCGACGATTTCCTCGTGGGTCGTCTCGTCGATGCGGACGAGGTGACAGAGCGGGTGGCCCGGTTGCGCGA
This window encodes:
- a CDS encoding aldo/keto reductase; translation: MQRRTLGTTGYDVTDVGFGTWNIGGDWGDVSEEEGREAVRAALDADIDFIDTADVYGDGFSEQRIAEVLDEREVRDEVTVATKAGRRLDPHTADRYNYENLSQFVDRSREYLGVDTLELVQLHCPPTEAYYQPETFEALDRLVDEGKIAHYGVSVEKVEQAMKAIEYPGVETVQIIFNMFRQRPAELFFEEAARRDVGVIVRVPLASGLLTGKLSRDTEFPENDHRNFNIEGEAFDRGETFAGLPVENGFDAVDELREQVPERMTMAQMALRWILDHDAVSTVIPGSTTPDHIEANAATSEMAPLSHQTHGAVRDIYEEYLFDAVHHRW